From one Nymphalis io chromosome 19, ilAglIoxx1.1, whole genome shotgun sequence genomic stretch:
- the LOC126776203 gene encoding polyribonucleotide nucleotidyltransferase 1, mitochondrial isoform X2, translating to MFPFQMVLICRISLKLSTGKYARFADGACVATLGNTSVLSTVVSKAKQSSSSFLPLVVDYRQKAAAAGRIPTNFLRKELGPTEREILTSRLIDRSLRPLFPQNYFFDTQIVCNMLAVDGTNSPETVAINAASAALALSDVPWNGPVGAVRLGQIDNELIINPTRRDLEQSSLNLVVAATTGNLVVMLEGHANIILQQDLLKAIKLGTKEAQTIVRSIEKLQKTYGKMKREYEVQPPIDQSIVDSVKTLSSMKIREILSDFSHDKTSRDNAISELRQTVLNQLRDTEADVTLLQDCFNSNLKQIFRDMIFETDVRCDGRGLDELRKITCEAGLYEPLHGSAVFQRGQTQVLCTVAFDSPESALKMDTLTMITSGVKEKNFFLHYEFPSYATGEVGRMGGPGRREAGHGALAERGLLPVVPQQNCTVRLTAEVLESNGSSSMASVCAGSLALLDAGVALAAPAAGVAVGLVTRDNDYRILTDLLGIEDYMGDMDFKVAGTKKGVTALQADVKLPGLPLKIVMESVQKACDAKSKVIDIMNQCIDKPRQDRKDNMPVIEEMEVEVHKRAKLLGVGGSNLKKLYLETGVQISPIDETRYSVFAPSSAALDEARARLQRALSADRAPDLEFGAVYSAKVVEVRDIGVLVTLYAGMSPALVHNTQLDHRKIMHPSVLGLDVGSEIQVKYFGRDPVSGQLRLSRKVLSSPPPGIVRKLDKS from the exons ATGTTCCCTTTTCAAATGG tgcTTATTTGCAGAATATCTCTTAAGCTATCCACTGGAAAATATGCTCGGTTTGCTGACGGAGCATGTGTGGCCACACTCGGGAACACTAGTGTACTCTCTACAGTTGTATCTAAAGCTAAACAAAGTTCTAGTTCTTTCCTTCCACTGGTTGTAGATTATAGACAAAAGGCAGCAGCCGCTGGCAGAATACCGACAAACTTTCTAAGAAAAGAACtag GACCAACAGAGCGTGAGATTTTAACATCAAGATTGATAGATAGATCACTGCGACCATTGTTCCcacaaaattatttctttgataCTCAAATAGTGTGCAATATGCTAGCTGTCGATGGAACCAATTCGCCTGAAACTGTTGCTATTAATGCAGCCAGTGCTGCACTAGCCCTTTCAGATGTTCCATGGAACGGTCCTGTCGGGGCTGTTAG aCTCGGTCAGATAGACAATGAACTAATCATAAACCCTACTAGAAGGGACCTAGAGCAGTCTTCATTAAACCTAGTCGTTGCAGCAACAACTGGCAATTTAGTGGTGATGTTGGAAGGTCATGCTAATATCATCCTGCAACAAGATCTGCTCAAGGCCATCAAACTAG GTACCAAAGAAGCGCAAACCATAGTTAGGAGTATAGAGAAATTACAGAAAACTTATGGTAAAATGAAAAGGGAATATGAAGTTCAACCGCCGATAGATCAGAGTATTGTAGATTCTGTCAAGACTTTGTCTTCTATGAAGATTAGAGAAATATTAAG TGACTTCAGTCATGATAAGACGTCACGTGACAATGCGATATCCGAGCTCCGGCAGACGGTCCTCAACCAGCTAAGGGATACGGAAGCGGACGTGACCTTGCTCCAGGACTGTTTCAACTCAAACCTAAAGCAGATATTCAGGGACATGATATTTGAAACGGATGTCAGGTGTGATGGACGAGGATTGGACGAACTGAGGAAGATCACGTGTGAG GCGGGTCTCTACGAACCCCTCCACGGCAGCGCGGTGTTCCAGCGCGGACAGACTCAAGTGCTGTGTACGGTCGCATTCGACTCACCAGAGAGCGCTCTTAAAATGGATACACTCACCATGATCACGAg tgGGGTTAAAGAGAAGAACTTCTTCCTCCACTACGAGTTCCCGTCGTACGCGACGGGCGAGGTGGGGCGCATGGGGGGGCCGGGGCGGCGCGAGGCGGGGCACGGCGCGCTCGCCGAGCGGGGGCTGCTACCCGTCGTGCCCCAGCAGAACTGCACCGTCAGGCTCACCGCTGAGGTGCTGGAAAGCAATG GCTCGAGCTCCATGGCGTCGGTGTGCGCGGGCTCGCTGGCGCTGCTGGACGCGGGCGTGGCGCTGGCGGCGCCGGCGGCCGGCGTGGCCGTGGGGCTCGTGACGCGCGACAACGACTACCGGATACTCACCGACCTCCTG GGTATAGAAGACTATATGGGCGATATGGACTTCAAGGTAGCGGGTACCAAGAAAGGCGTAACAGCTTTACAAGCTGACGTCAAACTGCCGGGACTTCCCCTGAAAATAGTCATGGAATCCGTCCAAAAGGCATGCGACGCCAAGAGCAAGGTCATTGATATTATGAACCAATGTATAGATAAGCCGAG GCAAGACCGTAAAGACAATATGCCAGTGATCGAGGAAATGGAGGTCGAAGTCCACAAGCGAGCCAAGCTACTCGGAGTCGGCGGCTCTAATCTGAAGAAGCTGTATTTGGAGACCGGGGTTCAG ATCAGCCCGATCGACGAGACGCGCTACAGCGTGTTCGCGCCGTCGAGCGCCGCGCTGGACGAGGCGCGCGCCCGCCTGCAGCGCGCGCTCAGCGCCGACCGCGCGCCCGACCTCGAGTTCGGCGCCGTCTACAGCGCCAAG GTGGTGGAGGTGAGGGACATCGGCGTACTGGTGACGTTGTACGCGGGAATGTCCCCCGCGCTCGTGCATAACACACAACTTGATCACAGAAAG attATGCATCCTTCGGTCTTAGGACTAGACGTAGGGTCAGAGATTCAAGTGAAATACTTCGGCCGGGACCCAGTGTCAGGGCAGCTTCGTCTCTCACGGAAAGTCCTCTCGTCTCCCCCGCCGGGGATCGTCAGGAAATTGGACAAGAGCTAA
- the LOC126776214 gene encoding uncharacterized protein LOC126776214 has translation MRAILYLIIIYTAIIYARHFADINDNAISSTYKIDKRKHFFKDGSKKMYKKLNEHPKYTGDKKIIKNDELKSIYDKHNLNSDKQRYLRNSIRNYEKKRSKYDGRRAESSDTTSDSASSSIEMKNWKDEWKEHWLQKKLEAINSSIPKGDKVNMIAARPWGVPCGDPNQHDAPWGSCMLPMECEAEYRIYRGDYFCGRTKFICCALQITTYDMYAGIDVSFADSSLATDSEEKKNRNRGSKERKRRKKGRDRKRRLRERKKRKRRIKRTIRKIIREISKVLNRSFRNGTTARKRKTKQLKKFIKEMKKRYIKDRKAVQDIHELELTKIDAGLLKRLNEIKDMNQQYARNSSFRNIAVNGTISRQNKKMLIEAYPDLMSMLKTRRREPIKPKDYLEYDIEYGYLYY, from the exons ATGAGGgcgattttgtatttaataataatttacacagCAATTATATATGCAAGGCATTTTGCAGATATAAATGATAATGCAATATCGTCaacatataaaattgataaacgaaaacatttttttaaagatggatcgaaaaaaatgtataaaaaattaaacgaacATCCTAAATACACaggagataaaaaaataattaaaaatgatgaattaaaaagtatttatgataaacacaatttaaattcGGATAAACAGCGGTATCTAAGAAATTCAATAAGAAATTATGAGAAAAAAAGATCAAAATACGACGGCAGAAGAGCGGAGAGTTCTGATACTACGAGTGATTCGGCAAGTTCTAGTATAGAAATGAAGAATTGGAAGGACGAATGGAAAGAGCATTGGTTGCAAAAGAAGTTGGAAGCCATCAACTCCTCAATACCAAAAGGGGACAAAGTCAATATGATCGCTGCGA GACCGTGGGGTGTTCCCTGTGGAGATCCAAACCAACACGACGCGCCTTGGGGATCATGCATGCTGCCTATGGAATGCGAGGCAGAGTACCGCATATATCGTGGCGACTACTTTTGTGGTCGAACGAAATTTATATGTTGCGCTTTACAAATAACCACTTACGACATGTACGCTGGTATCGACGTGTCATTCGCTGATTCCAGTTTAGCTACAGACTCAGAAGAAAAAAAGAATAGGAACAGAGGATCTAAAGAACGGAAAAGACGAAAAAAAGGTCGAGATAGGAAAAGGAGATTAAGAGAGAGGAAGAAACGAAAGCGGAGAATAAAGAGAACTATACGGAAAATCATACGAGAAATTAGTAAAGTATTGAACAGATCATTCAGAAATGGAACGACAGCGAGGAAGAGGAAGACGAAGCAGCTGAAGAAGTTTATAAAGGAAATGAAGAAAAGATACATAAAAGATAGGAAGGCGGTACAAGACATCCATGAACTTGAGCTAACTAAAATAGATGCAGGGTTACTAAAGCGTTTGAACGAAATAAAAGACATGAATCAACAGTACGCGAGGAATTCATCATTTAGAAATATAGCTGTAAACGGTACGATTAGTAGGCAAAATAAGAAAATGCTAATAGAAGCTTACCCAGATTTAATGAGCATGCTTAAGACTCGTCGCCGTGAACCAATAAAACCTAAAGATTATCTTGAATACGATATAGAATATGggtatctttattattaa
- the LOC126776231 gene encoding uncharacterized protein LOC126776231 — MKKIQGNDCLQRINFLYQISKKVVEKNPALSAYYGNLALSVAKKNVLKIHPDIKRQLCKKCHCILIDKKSARVKIKNENKRKLIQLTCNTCKMNKYFPANKGKSHRLWLENPEAIVEIVN, encoded by the exons atgaaaaaaatacaaggGAATGATTGCTTGCAAagaattaattttctttaccaa ATAAGTAAAAAAGTAGTAGAAAAGAACCCAGCATTGTCTGCTTACTACGGGAATCTCGCACTTAGTGTGgcaaagaaaaatgttttgaaaat ACATCCAGACATAAAGAGACAATTATGCAAGAAGTGCCACTGTATACTCATAGACAAAAAATCGGCAAGAGTCAagataaaaaatgaaaacaaaagaaaactcATTCAGTTGACTTGTAATACTTGTaagatgaataaatattttccagCCAATAAAGGGAAAAGTCATAGACTATGGCTAGAGAATCCTGAAGCTATTGTAGAAATTGTAAAttga
- the LOC126776203 gene encoding polyribonucleotide nucleotidyltransferase 1, mitochondrial isoform X1: MLPKNRAVLSRFKNRSKYYYKYLSSQSSVGEIDVPFSNGISLKLSTGKYARFADGACVATLGNTSVLSTVVSKAKQSSSSFLPLVVDYRQKAAAAGRIPTNFLRKELGPTEREILTSRLIDRSLRPLFPQNYFFDTQIVCNMLAVDGTNSPETVAINAASAALALSDVPWNGPVGAVRLGQIDNELIINPTRRDLEQSSLNLVVAATTGNLVVMLEGHANIILQQDLLKAIKLGTKEAQTIVRSIEKLQKTYGKMKREYEVQPPIDQSIVDSVKTLSSMKIREILSDFSHDKTSRDNAISELRQTVLNQLRDTEADVTLLQDCFNSNLKQIFRDMIFETDVRCDGRGLDELRKITCEAGLYEPLHGSAVFQRGQTQVLCTVAFDSPESALKMDTLTMITSGVKEKNFFLHYEFPSYATGEVGRMGGPGRREAGHGALAERGLLPVVPQQNCTVRLTAEVLESNGSSSMASVCAGSLALLDAGVALAAPAAGVAVGLVTRDNDYRILTDLLGIEDYMGDMDFKVAGTKKGVTALQADVKLPGLPLKIVMESVQKACDAKSKVIDIMNQCIDKPRQDRKDNMPVIEEMEVEVHKRAKLLGVGGSNLKKLYLETGVQISPIDETRYSVFAPSSAALDEARARLQRALSADRAPDLEFGAVYSAKVVEVRDIGVLVTLYAGMSPALVHNTQLDHRKIMHPSVLGLDVGSEIQVKYFGRDPVSGQLRLSRKVLSSPPPGIVRKLDKS; this comes from the exons ATGTTGCCAAAAAACCGTGCTGTTTTATCTAGATTTAAAAATAGgagtaaatactattataaatatctttcaTCTCAATCAAGTGTAGGTGAAATTGATGTTCCCTTTTCAAATGG AATATCTCTTAAGCTATCCACTGGAAAATATGCTCGGTTTGCTGACGGAGCATGTGTGGCCACACTCGGGAACACTAGTGTACTCTCTACAGTTGTATCTAAAGCTAAACAAAGTTCTAGTTCTTTCCTTCCACTGGTTGTAGATTATAGACAAAAGGCAGCAGCCGCTGGCAGAATACCGACAAACTTTCTAAGAAAAGAACtag GACCAACAGAGCGTGAGATTTTAACATCAAGATTGATAGATAGATCACTGCGACCATTGTTCCcacaaaattatttctttgataCTCAAATAGTGTGCAATATGCTAGCTGTCGATGGAACCAATTCGCCTGAAACTGTTGCTATTAATGCAGCCAGTGCTGCACTAGCCCTTTCAGATGTTCCATGGAACGGTCCTGTCGGGGCTGTTAG aCTCGGTCAGATAGACAATGAACTAATCATAAACCCTACTAGAAGGGACCTAGAGCAGTCTTCATTAAACCTAGTCGTTGCAGCAACAACTGGCAATTTAGTGGTGATGTTGGAAGGTCATGCTAATATCATCCTGCAACAAGATCTGCTCAAGGCCATCAAACTAG GTACCAAAGAAGCGCAAACCATAGTTAGGAGTATAGAGAAATTACAGAAAACTTATGGTAAAATGAAAAGGGAATATGAAGTTCAACCGCCGATAGATCAGAGTATTGTAGATTCTGTCAAGACTTTGTCTTCTATGAAGATTAGAGAAATATTAAG TGACTTCAGTCATGATAAGACGTCACGTGACAATGCGATATCCGAGCTCCGGCAGACGGTCCTCAACCAGCTAAGGGATACGGAAGCGGACGTGACCTTGCTCCAGGACTGTTTCAACTCAAACCTAAAGCAGATATTCAGGGACATGATATTTGAAACGGATGTCAGGTGTGATGGACGAGGATTGGACGAACTGAGGAAGATCACGTGTGAG GCGGGTCTCTACGAACCCCTCCACGGCAGCGCGGTGTTCCAGCGCGGACAGACTCAAGTGCTGTGTACGGTCGCATTCGACTCACCAGAGAGCGCTCTTAAAATGGATACACTCACCATGATCACGAg tgGGGTTAAAGAGAAGAACTTCTTCCTCCACTACGAGTTCCCGTCGTACGCGACGGGCGAGGTGGGGCGCATGGGGGGGCCGGGGCGGCGCGAGGCGGGGCACGGCGCGCTCGCCGAGCGGGGGCTGCTACCCGTCGTGCCCCAGCAGAACTGCACCGTCAGGCTCACCGCTGAGGTGCTGGAAAGCAATG GCTCGAGCTCCATGGCGTCGGTGTGCGCGGGCTCGCTGGCGCTGCTGGACGCGGGCGTGGCGCTGGCGGCGCCGGCGGCCGGCGTGGCCGTGGGGCTCGTGACGCGCGACAACGACTACCGGATACTCACCGACCTCCTG GGTATAGAAGACTATATGGGCGATATGGACTTCAAGGTAGCGGGTACCAAGAAAGGCGTAACAGCTTTACAAGCTGACGTCAAACTGCCGGGACTTCCCCTGAAAATAGTCATGGAATCCGTCCAAAAGGCATGCGACGCCAAGAGCAAGGTCATTGATATTATGAACCAATGTATAGATAAGCCGAG GCAAGACCGTAAAGACAATATGCCAGTGATCGAGGAAATGGAGGTCGAAGTCCACAAGCGAGCCAAGCTACTCGGAGTCGGCGGCTCTAATCTGAAGAAGCTGTATTTGGAGACCGGGGTTCAG ATCAGCCCGATCGACGAGACGCGCTACAGCGTGTTCGCGCCGTCGAGCGCCGCGCTGGACGAGGCGCGCGCCCGCCTGCAGCGCGCGCTCAGCGCCGACCGCGCGCCCGACCTCGAGTTCGGCGCCGTCTACAGCGCCAAG GTGGTGGAGGTGAGGGACATCGGCGTACTGGTGACGTTGTACGCGGGAATGTCCCCCGCGCTCGTGCATAACACACAACTTGATCACAGAAAG attATGCATCCTTCGGTCTTAGGACTAGACGTAGGGTCAGAGATTCAAGTGAAATACTTCGGCCGGGACCCAGTGTCAGGGCAGCTTCGTCTCTCACGGAAAGTCCTCTCGTCTCCCCCGCCGGGGATCGTCAGGAAATTGGACAAGAGCTAA
- the LOC126776218 gene encoding 3'-5' ssDNA/RNA exonuclease TatD, with protein sequence MTSEEIQISEELKGCYENLIVIDIGANLTNKKYSRDLDSVVQRAKDAGVQKIMVTGTSVRSSKEALRLTRLYPSTIYSTAGVHPHDAKSMSEEEAWAELAATAAAPECVALGECGLNYTKDFSEPGVQREVFKRQVEMACELRKPLFVHEKEAQDDLIKILDEFGNRLPPVVIHSFTGSVEQGIKYIEKGFYLGITGYICKDKSDGGIRRLLSERILPLDKLLVETDSPFMYPNMRASKLPLHVKDSLTERSMTFVNRYCTFQRNEPCALPAIVELIAGFLAQRPEDVALATAFNALKLFGLSQ encoded by the exons ATGACGTCTGAAGAAATCCAGATATCCGAAGAACTTAAGGGATGTTACGAGAATCTTATTGTGATCGACATTGGCGCAAACTTAACAAACAAGAAATATAGCCGTGATCTCGATTCGGTGGTTCAAAGGGCAAAAGATGCAG GTGTCCAGAAGATCATGGTCACAGGTACATCGGTTCGAAGCAGTAAAGAAGCACTGAGACTGACCCGCTTATATCCGAGCACAATATACTCAACAGcag GGGTGCACCCGCACGACGCGAAGTCAATGTCGGAGGAGGAGGCGTGGGCGGAGCTGGCGGCCACGGCGGCCGCGCCCGAGTGCGTCGCGCTCGGCGAGTGCGGCCTCAACTACACCAAGGACTTCTCCGAGCCCGGCGTGCAGCGGGAGGTCTTCAAGCGGCAG GTCGAAATGGCGTGCGAACTCCGAAAACCGCTCTTTGTTCACGAAAAGGAAGCCCaagatgatttaataaaaattctcgATGAATTCGGCAACCGCTTACCGCCCGTCGTCATCCACTCGTTCACGGGCTCAGTGGAGCAAGGGATCAAGTATATAGAGAAGGGCTTCTACCTTGGTATCACAGGGTACATATGCAAGGATAAATCAGACGGCGGTATTAGACGGCTGCTCTCAGAGAGGATATTGCCGTTGGACAAATTGCTCGTCGAAACCGATTCGCCCTTCATGTACCCGAATATGAGGGCTTCGAAACTGCCCTTGCACGTTAAGGACTCGTTAACTGAGAG ATCCATGACGTTCGTGAACCGCTACTGCACGTTCCAACGCAACGAGCCGTGCGCGCTGCCCGCCATCGTGGAGCTCATCGCCGGCTTCCTGGCGCAGCGGCCCGAGGACGTGGCGCTCGCCACCGCCTTCAACGCCCTCAAGCTCTTCGGCCTCAGCCAGTAA
- the LOC126776203 gene encoding polyribonucleotide nucleotidyltransferase 1, mitochondrial isoform X3: protein MKREYEVQPPIDQSIVDSVKTLSSMKIREILSDFSHDKTSRDNAISELRQTVLNQLRDTEADVTLLQDCFNSNLKQIFRDMIFETDVRCDGRGLDELRKITCEAGLYEPLHGSAVFQRGQTQVLCTVAFDSPESALKMDTLTMITSGVKEKNFFLHYEFPSYATGEVGRMGGPGRREAGHGALAERGLLPVVPQQNCTVRLTAEVLESNGSSSMASVCAGSLALLDAGVALAAPAAGVAVGLVTRDNDYRILTDLLGIEDYMGDMDFKVAGTKKGVTALQADVKLPGLPLKIVMESVQKACDAKSKVIDIMNQCIDKPRQDRKDNMPVIEEMEVEVHKRAKLLGVGGSNLKKLYLETGVQISPIDETRYSVFAPSSAALDEARARLQRALSADRAPDLEFGAVYSAKVVEVRDIGVLVTLYAGMSPALVHNTQLDHRKIMHPSVLGLDVGSEIQVKYFGRDPVSGQLRLSRKVLSSPPPGIVRKLDKS, encoded by the exons ATGAAAAGGGAATATGAAGTTCAACCGCCGATAGATCAGAGTATTGTAGATTCTGTCAAGACTTTGTCTTCTATGAAGATTAGAGAAATATTAAG TGACTTCAGTCATGATAAGACGTCACGTGACAATGCGATATCCGAGCTCCGGCAGACGGTCCTCAACCAGCTAAGGGATACGGAAGCGGACGTGACCTTGCTCCAGGACTGTTTCAACTCAAACCTAAAGCAGATATTCAGGGACATGATATTTGAAACGGATGTCAGGTGTGATGGACGAGGATTGGACGAACTGAGGAAGATCACGTGTGAG GCGGGTCTCTACGAACCCCTCCACGGCAGCGCGGTGTTCCAGCGCGGACAGACTCAAGTGCTGTGTACGGTCGCATTCGACTCACCAGAGAGCGCTCTTAAAATGGATACACTCACCATGATCACGAg tgGGGTTAAAGAGAAGAACTTCTTCCTCCACTACGAGTTCCCGTCGTACGCGACGGGCGAGGTGGGGCGCATGGGGGGGCCGGGGCGGCGCGAGGCGGGGCACGGCGCGCTCGCCGAGCGGGGGCTGCTACCCGTCGTGCCCCAGCAGAACTGCACCGTCAGGCTCACCGCTGAGGTGCTGGAAAGCAATG GCTCGAGCTCCATGGCGTCGGTGTGCGCGGGCTCGCTGGCGCTGCTGGACGCGGGCGTGGCGCTGGCGGCGCCGGCGGCCGGCGTGGCCGTGGGGCTCGTGACGCGCGACAACGACTACCGGATACTCACCGACCTCCTG GGTATAGAAGACTATATGGGCGATATGGACTTCAAGGTAGCGGGTACCAAGAAAGGCGTAACAGCTTTACAAGCTGACGTCAAACTGCCGGGACTTCCCCTGAAAATAGTCATGGAATCCGTCCAAAAGGCATGCGACGCCAAGAGCAAGGTCATTGATATTATGAACCAATGTATAGATAAGCCGAG GCAAGACCGTAAAGACAATATGCCAGTGATCGAGGAAATGGAGGTCGAAGTCCACAAGCGAGCCAAGCTACTCGGAGTCGGCGGCTCTAATCTGAAGAAGCTGTATTTGGAGACCGGGGTTCAG ATCAGCCCGATCGACGAGACGCGCTACAGCGTGTTCGCGCCGTCGAGCGCCGCGCTGGACGAGGCGCGCGCCCGCCTGCAGCGCGCGCTCAGCGCCGACCGCGCGCCCGACCTCGAGTTCGGCGCCGTCTACAGCGCCAAG GTGGTGGAGGTGAGGGACATCGGCGTACTGGTGACGTTGTACGCGGGAATGTCCCCCGCGCTCGTGCATAACACACAACTTGATCACAGAAAG attATGCATCCTTCGGTCTTAGGACTAGACGTAGGGTCAGAGATTCAAGTGAAATACTTCGGCCGGGACCCAGTGTCAGGGCAGCTTCGTCTCTCACGGAAAGTCCTCTCGTCTCCCCCGCCGGGGATCGTCAGGAAATTGGACAAGAGCTAA